A region of Vigna radiata var. radiata cultivar VC1973A unplaced genomic scaffold, Vradiata_ver6 scaffold_70, whole genome shotgun sequence DNA encodes the following proteins:
- the LOC111240866 gene encoding uncharacterized protein LOC111240866 gives MKRNCYLDLRFRPSSASSPHHSMNELLNMNKKVLAILHGAAGRHMLDVTELQARVIIWLASQEMDGSSRGAASAMSLSLQSQPLLMHAPQGFSIKTSLRNFLHKRKKRSQKSHAH, from the exons ATGAAGAGAAACTGCTATCTGGATCTTCGTTTTCGCCCTTCCTCTGCTTCGTCACCCCATCATTCAAT GAATGAGCTGTTGAACATGAACAAAAAAGTCTTGGCCATTTTACATGGTGCTGCTGGTCGTCACATGCTTGACGTCACAGAACTTCAG GCAAGGGTGATAATATGGTTGGCAAGTCAAGAAATGGATGGTAGCAGCAGAGGAGCAGCTTCTGCCATGTCGCTTTCGTTGCAGTCACAACCGTTGCTAATGCATGCCCCCCAAGGCTTCTCAATTAAGACTTCCCTGCGGAATTTCCTtcacaagagaaagaaaaggtcCCAAAAGTCACATGCCCATTAG